One window of Methanophagales archaeon genomic DNA carries:
- a CDS encoding right-handed parallel beta-helix repeat-containing protein has translation NNIVSNNRWGGIYLTESNNNTLMNNSASNNELGIVLLDSSNNSLTNNDVSNNRDGIQLGESSNNTLTDNEVSDNEVGVIFADSSHIKLANNTFVNDGLIVYKSYENTVQGNTVNGKPLVYLEDAADQTITNAGQVILVNCDNITAKNLNLSNSDVGVKLYGTDNSTIKNINSSNNLVGIYMVESNNNTLMNITASNIGSGIYLENSSNNMLTNITASSGLTRWDGLPGMIFYSDDLYKHSNIVESDEDSHNNIVEYLSISSYPTTISFTYDNGIRIASVTDPYSDPVGKRNIGKYVDVYDVSENSWIFLNVSYEDADVANVAENSLRLYHWNRTETEWEVIQGSNVNTEENYVYANVTSFSQIAPFGNP, from the coding sequence AACAACATCGTATCGAATAACCGGTGGGGTGGCATCTACTTAACCGAATCGAACAATAATACGCTCATGAACAACAGCGCATCGAACAATGAACTCGGTATCGTCTTGCTGGATTCGAGCAATAACTCACTTACAAACAACGACGTATCGAACAACCGGGACGGTATCCAGTTAGGAGAATCGAGCAACAACACGCTCACAGACAATGAAGTCTCGGACAATGAAGTCGGCGTCATCTTTGCAGATTCGAGCCACATTAAGCTTGCAAACAACACTTTTGTAAATGACGGTCTTATTGTTTATAAGTCCTATGAAAACACCGTGCAGGGTAATACAGTAAACGGCAAGCCTCTTGTTTATCTCGAAGATGCAGCAGATCAGACAATTACAAATGCTGGACAGGTTATACTCGTGAACTGCGATAATATCACAGCGAAGAATCTCAACTTATCGAATTCAGATGTTGGCGTAAAACTCTATGGAACCGACAACAGTACGATAAAGAACATCAATTCATCGAACAACTTAGTCGGTATCTACATGGTAGAATCTAACAATAACACACTCATGAATATCACCGCATCGAACATCGGGTCTGGCATTTACCTGGAGAACTCGAGTAACAACATGCTGACAAACATCACGGCATCAAGTGGACTCACTCGATGGGATGGTCTACCAGGAATGATATTCTATTCAGACGATTTATACAAACATAGCAACATTGTCGAATCAGACGAAGATTCACACAACAACATTGTCGAATATCTCTCGATAAGCAGCTATCCAACTACGATTTCGTTCACTTACGATAATGGAATCAGAATAGCGTCTGTAACAGATCCATATTCAGATCCTGTCGGGAAGAGGAACATCGGTAAATACGTGGATGTATATGATGTGAGCGAAAATTCTTGGATATTCTTGAACGTGAGCTATGAGGATGCTGATGTTGCCAACGTTGCAGAGAATAGCTTGAGATTATATCACTGGAACCGGACTGAAACAGAGTGGGAAGTGATTCAGGGAAGCAATGTCAACACGGAAGAGAATTATGTCTATGCGAACGTAACGAGTTTCAGTCAGATTGCTCCATTTGGGAATCC